The following is a genomic window from Gloeocapsa sp. PCC 73106.
TAGGGAAGGATTTAGCTTACCGCTTGTATAATCTGTGCGAACACCAGAAATGGAATGAAGAGAGTTTTACTTATAATAGTTTGGTGATTTCTTGGCCAGAAATTAGTCGTTTATCTTATCAGTGTCAGTCTTTACCCACTCAGTTAGAATTGGAGTGAGAGGGAGGGGGAAGGGGTTTTTCAGGGTAAAGGGTAAAGGGGAAGGGGGAAGGCAGTTACATCTTGACAATATTTCGGTTTACTGATATGTTTCTAGTATGTTTGGGACAGGTGTGGCACTGCACATATCCTTTAAAAGAGGAAAAAAGTTAATTGTGTTATGAATGGAAAAATACACAGTTTTGAAGACCTCAGAGTGTGGCAAAAAGGGATTGAGCTAGTTAAAGAAATTTATTTAGTTACTAATTCTGGAGAGCTAAGTAAAGATTATGGCTTAAAAGATCAACTCAGACGTGCATCGGTTTCAATCACAAGTAATATAGCTGAAGGCTTTGAAAGAGCTTCTCGTAAAGAATATGTTCATTTTCTTAACATA
Proteins encoded in this region:
- a CDS encoding four helix bundle protein; this encodes MNGKIHSFEDLRVWQKGIELVKEIYLVTNSGELSKDYGLKDQLRRASVSITSNIAEGFERASRKEYVHFLNIAKGSAGELRSLLRVSLEISYIEQSTYSRLNSQAIELSKMLFNQIQSINGATST